A genome region from Nitrosopumilus oxyclinae includes the following:
- a CDS encoding HsdM family class I SAM-dependent methyltransferase: MSEELQNNRVVKIGKYEYWDIGSTTLNQLVSAKAIPNKDYGDYSERKPDGLIIEKNGDVIKVHCVIERKIPTKFKTKKLKKDTVEQCNDLAQELNANMGIATDGSKFIWFNPKHSDSENDYTDSKGKDRSYSIIFDENKKPFVKEFTISQKNDETILDNCDAITKTSVQNIEHVEQSISITSSILVSPVTQDPTSLARQIWQDLYSISSETPEKCLATFMELLIFKHLSDLEILIDDENGNTINFDHIFKLGTLTALKNYHQNVRPHLKKMFPLSTEDDTSIINGFILSSDVSDHGQHFMTILKRFKKFGEIKNIDPGFKSKIFEEFMKKSGTQKNSGKHFTPRNIIDSMIHMSNIEELDSGSQICDPACGVGGFILEPMKLCKDGVDFYYEISGNEINPRFVFSGFDRGVPTSDDSKLIITLAKSNMLIFLSDLLKKNTLMHLKFANLFHSTFKLITNTTLGTLSKSEYEKYDLILTNPPYIVSGSSNLKKTISHNATLKKYYKTGGLGIESLFIEWIINSLKNGKKAFVVIPDGLLYRNDNSIRELITDECYIDAIISLPVGTFYNTPKKTFILAITKKPWKKASDRKSHPQTDPVFTYLVSEIGESLDKNRFSESEKNDLNEMVSLFNSFKNNKTMKEPDSERCKIQPFEKFSSEPFGKWPVDRWWTNEEKISLGIEKEEVVMDMPEFNEKINDLITSMENYKTELAKFS; the protein is encoded by the coding sequence GTGAGTGAAGAATTACAGAATAATAGAGTGGTAAAGATTGGTAAATATGAATATTGGGATATTGGGAGTACTACATTAAATCAACTAGTATCTGCAAAAGCTATTCCTAACAAAGATTATGGTGATTATTCTGAACGAAAACCTGATGGATTAATCATAGAAAAAAATGGTGATGTAATTAAAGTTCATTGTGTTATAGAACGTAAAATCCCTACAAAATTTAAAACTAAAAAATTAAAAAAAGATACAGTTGAACAATGCAATGATCTTGCTCAGGAATTAAATGCAAATATGGGTATTGCAACAGATGGATCTAAATTCATATGGTTTAATCCTAAACATTCTGATTCTGAAAATGATTACACTGATTCAAAAGGAAAAGATCGTTCATATTCCATAATTTTTGATGAAAACAAAAAGCCATTTGTAAAGGAATTTACAATATCTCAAAAAAATGATGAAACTATTCTTGATAATTGTGATGCAATAACCAAGACATCTGTACAAAATATAGAACATGTTGAACAAAGTATTAGTATTACTAGTTCAATACTTGTGAGTCCGGTGACTCAAGATCCTACAAGTTTGGCCAGACAAATATGGCAAGATCTTTATTCGATTAGTAGTGAGACTCCTGAGAAATGTTTGGCAACATTCATGGAATTATTAATTTTCAAACATCTAAGCGATTTAGAAATTTTAATTGATGATGAAAATGGTAACACAATAAATTTTGATCATATTTTCAAATTAGGTACATTGACAGCACTGAAAAATTATCATCAAAATGTTCGACCACATCTAAAGAAAATGTTCCCTCTCTCAACTGAAGATGATACTTCTATCATCAACGGATTCATTCTAAGTAGCGATGTTTCTGATCATGGACAACATTTTATGACAATTCTAAAAAGATTCAAAAAATTTGGAGAAATTAAAAATATTGATCCTGGGTTCAAATCAAAAATATTTGAAGAATTTATGAAAAAAAGTGGAACTCAAAAAAATTCTGGGAAGCACTTCACTCCTAGAAATATCATTGATTCGATGATACACATGTCAAATATTGAAGAATTGGACTCTGGCTCTCAAATCTGTGATCCTGCATGTGGTGTGGGTGGTTTCATTTTAGAGCCTATGAAACTTTGTAAAGATGGTGTAGATTTCTATTATGAAATTTCTGGAAACGAAATAAATCCTAGATTTGTCTTTTCTGGATTTGATAGAGGAGTGCCAACATCTGATGATTCAAAATTAATCATCACTCTTGCTAAATCTAATATGCTAATTTTTCTGAGTGATTTACTAAAGAAAAATACTTTGATGCATCTTAAATTTGCAAATCTTTTCCATTCTACTTTTAAATTAATTACAAACACCACTCTTGGAACTCTATCAAAATCTGAATATGAAAAATATGATTTAATTTTAACAAATCCTCCTTACATTGTAAGTGGTAGTTCAAATCTGAAAAAAACAATTAGTCATAATGCCACACTAAAAAAATATTACAAAACAGGTGGTTTGGGAATAGAAAGTTTGTTTATTGAATGGATAATTAACAGTCTCAAAAATGGAAAGAAAGCATTTGTTGTTATCCCGGATGGATTGCTCTACCGAAATGATAATTCTATACGTGAATTAATTACTGATGAATGCTATATTGATGCAATTATCTCATTACCTGTTGGTACATTTTATAATACTCCTAAGAAAACTTTCATTTTAGCAATTACCAAAAAACCTTGGAAGAAAGCTTCTGATAGGAAAAGCCATCCCCAAACAGATCCTGTATTTACATATCTAGTAAGTGAAATAGGTGAGTCATTAGATAAAAACAGATTTTCTGAATCTGAGAAGAATGATTTGAATGAAATGGTTTCTTTGTTTAATTCATTCAAAAATAATAAAACAATGAAAGAACCTGATTCTGAACGATGTAAAATTCAACCCTTTGAAAAATTTTCTTCTGAGCCATTTGGAAAATGGCCTGTAGATAGGTGGTGGACGAATGAAGAAAAAATTTCTCTGGGAATTGAAAAAGAAGAAGTTGTCATGGATATGCCTGAATTTAATGAAAAAATTAATGATTTGATTACATCTATGGAAAATTACAAGACGGAATTGGCGAAGTTTTCATGA
- a CDS encoding restriction endonuclease subunit S — MTKIIQLTDTKYFRYDQGVRVTDKDEREKKGNIPIYSANVFKPRYFLKESNLKNFDYPSVLYGIDSYFDLNFIPAKQIFGNTDHCGRIEILDDAIFPEYLIHQLEIKKSELGFGRTLRANLGNMGTITIEIPEKEDGTFDIDKQKELSKKYVFLKKMKENLESERKELDEISIEIPTDGKTISKTISEIYEFEKTQSKMTKELCNSHKGTIPVYGCSYSETEVLGHIKKDVKNVKYFKDALTWNRNGSVGKFFVRKGVFCTNEDHRVLKLKRGYGKKIHAPFMKYLLENEVKKLGFTFTQKLGATNLETISINIPVDKSGKFDIKKQKELAKQYNKIYEIKNKMIQEIDDICSITVHLSSE, encoded by the coding sequence ATGACCAAAATAATTCAACTTACAGACACAAAATATTTTCGGTATGATCAGGGTGTTAGAGTTACAGATAAAGATGAACGTGAAAAGAAAGGAAATATTCCAATTTACAGTGCAAATGTATTCAAACCAAGATATTTTTTAAAAGAATCAAATCTTAAAAATTTTGATTATCCAAGTGTCTTGTATGGAATAGACAGTTATTTTGATTTGAATTTTATACCTGCAAAGCAAATTTTTGGAAATACTGATCATTGTGGAAGGATAGAAATTCTTGATGATGCTATTTTTCCTGAATATCTTATACATCAATTAGAAATAAAAAAATCTGAATTGGGATTTGGTAGAACCTTACGAGCAAACTTGGGTAATATGGGTACTATTACAATTGAAATTCCAGAAAAAGAAGACGGAACTTTTGATATCGATAAACAAAAAGAATTATCAAAAAAATATGTGTTTTTAAAAAAAATGAAAGAAAACTTAGAATCTGAAAGAAAAGAATTAGATGAAATATCTATAGAAATACCTACTGATGGTAAGACAATTTCAAAAACTATTTCAGAAATTTATGAATTTGAAAAAACACAATCTAAAATGACGAAAGAACTTTGTAATTCTCATAAAGGTACTATCCCTGTTTATGGTTGTTCGTATTCTGAAACTGAAGTATTGGGACATATTAAAAAAGATGTAAAAAATGTAAAATATTTCAAAGATGCACTAACATGGAATAGAAACGGTTCTGTGGGGAAGTTTTTTGTCAGAAAAGGAGTTTTTTGTACAAACGAGGATCATCGAGTTTTAAAATTAAAACGAGGATATGGAAAAAAAATCCATGCGCCATTTATGAAATATTTGCTTGAAAATGAAGTAAAAAAACTTGGATTTACATTTACCCAAAAACTTGGAGCGACTAATTTAGAAACTATATCGATAAATATCCCTGTTGATAAATCGGGCAAATTTGATATTAAAAAACAAAAAGAACTTGCTAAACAATATAATAAGATTTATGAAATTAAAAATAAGATGATTCAGGAAATAGACGACATCTGTTCAATTACTGTCCATCTGTCATCTGAATAA